From Apium graveolens cultivar Ventura chromosome 9, ASM990537v1, whole genome shotgun sequence, the proteins below share one genomic window:
- the LOC141683160 gene encoding vacuolar protein sorting-associated protein 54, chloroplastic-like isoform X2, whose protein sequence is MELGRYSLDLKQSPRKSFTSSLTKSTSNASTQSLSSILNNPTGPTDPTWTSWFSSSAVSPPEFTPINTTRPGSELTRPDFKPYVSSIQDQFNKFQDIRVHISRENGVGLECSGGNGEAIVACLREVPALYFKEGFEIEDGGTFIAACTGSSVEENLGVQEKLSQYLDLVEVHLVKEIALRSNSFFEAQVELEELSLRVVEGCSRVRELKETVRVLDSDLVEPARQIQELSSIRRNMLVLQQKLRLVLNVNNALSALQLLIESADCAGALDIAHDLQQLLDGNELTGLHCFRHLGDHVKGAINSINSILSAEFMRISIQGTRDADAVILLESKTRARLLTNGNDDEVEFDRGEDANIKDLLLPVIIGLLRSGKLPTVLRLYRDTLAAEMKSAIKVAVSELLPVLVSSPSDFDSMQGERVSELDDMLQTLATDSFIQILRTLFRIVWAHLVRAAEVKKAIEWIMCNLNGHYAADSVAAAFSVGAVTAEASQETDAQISSFLSYSLQRNTAMSSSNQRRGNDTDNSLNISRNFRADVLRENMEAVFAACDAAHKKWAKILGVRTILHPKLSLQEFLSIYSITQDFITATERIGGRSGYSIRGTLQSQAIAFVDFHHKYRMDKIKAVLDQETWVEIDVNDEFQAIASSLYFEEPVNDEDMDDTLNSPAGGENETVSSNTGSVITDGRVTISAQPIDRTFSTEVSPNISAQVNISPSTEPIESNRTHITLSAPNNSASRKISFRGVGYHMVNCGLILLKMLSEYIAINDSLPAMSSEVVHRVVELLKFFNLRTGHLVLGAEALQVSGLRSINSKHLALVSQVISFICAITPEIRRILFCKVPGAQQPVLLTEIDRVEHDFKGHRDEIHTKLVQIMKERLLYHLRSLPQIVDSWNRTDDTDSQPSIFARTVTKEVGHFQRVLSRILHDTDVQAIFRQVIVIYHTQIWEAYSRLEINTPQAKNRMYRDLRHILECIRSLPSDDLNNSGTPNWGKLNEFLVQRFGGKDGQ, encoded by the exons ATGGAATTGGGACGTTACTCGTTAGACCTAAAACAAAGCCCTAGAAAATCATTCACATCATCACTCACAAAATCAACCTCTAATGCTTCAACTCAAAGCCTCTCATCCATTCTCAACAACCCGACCGGGCCCACCGACCCCACGTGGACAAGCTGGTTCTCATCCTCCGCCGTTTCCCCACCCGAATTCACCCCTATCAACACGACCCGACCCGGATCCGAACTGACCCGACCCGACTTCAAACCCTATGTTTCTTCAATTCAGGACCAATTCAACAAGTTTCAGGATATTAGGGTTCATATTAGTAGAGAAAATGGGGTGGGATTGGAGTGTAGTGGTGGGAATGGTGAGGCGATTGTTGCGTGTTTACGAGAAGTGCCTGCATTGTATTTTAAAGAGGGGTTTGAGATAGAGGATGGCGGGACGTTTATTGCGGCATGTACGGGTTCGAGTGTGGAGGAGAATTTGGGTGTGCAGGAGAAATTGTCGCAGTATTTGGATTTAGTAGAGGTGCATTTGGTTAAGGAGATTGCGTTGCGGTCGAATTCGTTTTTCGAGGCGCAAGTTGAGTTGGAAGAGTTGAGTTTGAGGGTTGTGGAAGGGTGTAGTAGGGTTAGGGAGTTGAAGGAGACTGTTAGGGTTTTGGATTCGGATTTGGTTGAGCCGGCGAGACAAATTCAGGAGCTTAGTTCGATTAGGAGGAATATGTTGGTTTTGCAACAGAAGTTGCGGTTGGTTTTGAATGTTAATAATGCTTTATCTGCTCTTCAATTG CTCATTGAATCTGCAGACTGTGCTGGAGCTTTGGACATCGCTCATGATTTGCAGCAATTACTG GATGGGAACGAGCTGACTGGTCTTCACTGTTTTCGTCACCTTGGGGATCATGTAAAAGGTGCCATCAATTCGATAAACAG cattctTTCAGCAGAATTTATGCGTATATCAATACAAGGTACTCGAGATGCAGATGCTGTAATATTATTAGAATCAAAAACAAGGGCAAGATTGCTCACAAACGGGAATGATGACGAG GTTGAATTTGACAGAGGAGAAGATGCCAACATTAAAGATCTGCTACTTCCAGTTATTATTGGATTGCTTCGATCT GGAAAACTCCCAACTGTATTGAGGTTATACCGTGATACACTTGCTGCTGAGATGAAATCTGCAATTAAGGTGGCAGTTTCAGAACTTCTTCCAGTTCTCGTATCTAGTCCATCGGACTTTGATTCCATGCAAGGAGAAAGAGTTTCGGAAttagatg ATATGCTTCAAACCTTGGCAACAGACAGCTTTATTCAGATTTTGCGGACTTTATTCCGGATTGTATGG GCACACTTAGTGCGGGCTGCTGAAGTGAAAAAAGCCATTGAATGGATTATGTGCAATCTCAATGGTCACTATGCTGCTGACTCAGTTGCTGCTGCATTTTCTGTTGGTGCAGTAACTGCGGAAGCATCTCAAGAAACAGATGCTCAAATTTcttcctttctctcatattctttGCAACGAAACACTGCGATGTCTTCTTCAAATCAGAGGAGGGGAAACGACACAGACAATTCGTTGAATATATCAAGAAATTTCCG AGCTGATGTTTTGAGAGAGAACATGGAAGCTGTCTTCGCGGCTTGTGATGCAGCACATAAAAAATGGGCCAAGATCCTTGGAGTTCGCACAATTCTTCATCCCAAATTGAGTTTGCAAGAATTTTTAAGCATTTACAGTATCACTCAGGATTTTATTACTGCAACGGAGAGG ATTGGTGGAAGGTCCGGTTATAGCATTCGTGGAACTCTGCAATCACAGGCCATAGCCTTTGTGGATTTTCATCATAAATATCGA ATGGATAAAATAAAAGCTGTACTTGACCAGGAGACATGGGTGGAGATAGATGTTAATGATGAATTCCAAGCTATAGCGTCTTCATTGTATTTTGAGGAGCCTGTTAATGATGAAGATATGGATGATACTTTAAATAGTCCTGCAGGAGGCGAAAATGAAACAGTCTCTAGCAATACTGGCTCTGTAATAACAGATGGCCGAGTGACAATTTCTGCGCAGCCCATTGACAGGACTTTCTCTACTGAAGTATCTCCAAATATTTCAGCACAAGTAAATATCTCACCTTCAACTGAGCCAATTGAGAGTAATAGAACTCACATTACCTTGTCAGCTCCAAATAACAGTGCTAGTCGAAAGATTTCCTTCAGAGGTGTTGGATATCACATGGTAAACTG TGGCTTAATCTTGCTGAAGATGTTGTCCGAGTACATTGCTATAAATGATTCATTGCCAGCAATGTCTTCCGAAGTTGTGCACCGTGTTGTTGAACTCTTAAAATTCTTCAATTTAAGGACTGGCCATCTTGTCCTTGGTGCTGAAGCCTTGCAG GTATCTGGTTTAAGGTCTATTAATTCTAAACACTTGGCTTTAGTGAGTCAGGTTATCAGCTTTATTTGTGCGATTACACCTG AAATCAGGAGGATTCTGTTCTGCAAAGTGCCTGGGGCACAACAGCCAGTGCTACTGACAGAGATTGATCGTGTAGAGCAT GATTTCAAGGGTCATCGAGATGAAATACATACAAAGCTTGTCCAAATAATGAAAGAAAGGTTGTTGTATCATCTCCGTAGTCTGCCACAAATTGTTGATAGTTGGAACAGAACTGATGATACTGATTCACAGCCAAGTATTTTTGCTCGGACCGTCACAAAG GAAGTTGGCCATTTTCAAAGAGTGCTATCACGAATTTTGCATGACACTGATGTTCAAGCAATATTTAG GCAAGTTATTGTAATCTACCACACTCAAATTTGGGAAGCATATTCTAGATTAGAGATTAACACACCTCAAGCCAAAAATCG GATGTACCGTGATCTTCGACACATTCTTGAATGCATTAGATCTCTGCCTTCTGATGATCTGAACAATTCTGGGACTCCAAATTGGGGAAAGCTCAATGAATTTTTAGTACAAAGATTCGGGGGCAAAGATGGTCAATAA
- the LOC141683160 gene encoding vacuolar protein sorting-associated protein 54, chloroplastic-like isoform X1, with translation MELGRYSLDLKQSPRKSFTSSLTKSTSNASTQSLSSILNNPTGPTDPTWTSWFSSSAVSPPEFTPINTTRPGSELTRPDFKPYVSSIQDQFNKFQDIRVHISRENGVGLECSGGNGEAIVACLREVPALYFKEGFEIEDGGTFIAACTGSSVEENLGVQEKLSQYLDLVEVHLVKEIALRSNSFFEAQVELEELSLRVVEGCSRVRELKETVRVLDSDLVEPARQIQELSSIRRNMLVLQQKLRLVLNVNNALSALQLLIESADCAGALDIAHDLQQLLDGNELTGLHCFRHLGDHVKGAINSINSILSAEFMRISIQGTRDADAVILLESKTRARLLTNGNDDEVEFDRGEDANIKDLLLPVIIGLLRSGKLPTVLRLYRDTLAAEMKSAIKVAVSELLPVLVSSPSDFDSMQGERVSELDVGGSSLADMLQTLATDSFIQILRTLFRIVWAHLVRAAEVKKAIEWIMCNLNGHYAADSVAAAFSVGAVTAEASQETDAQISSFLSYSLQRNTAMSSSNQRRGNDTDNSLNISRNFRADVLRENMEAVFAACDAAHKKWAKILGVRTILHPKLSLQEFLSIYSITQDFITATERIGGRSGYSIRGTLQSQAIAFVDFHHKYRMDKIKAVLDQETWVEIDVNDEFQAIASSLYFEEPVNDEDMDDTLNSPAGGENETVSSNTGSVITDGRVTISAQPIDRTFSTEVSPNISAQVNISPSTEPIESNRTHITLSAPNNSASRKISFRGVGYHMVNCGLILLKMLSEYIAINDSLPAMSSEVVHRVVELLKFFNLRTGHLVLGAEALQVSGLRSINSKHLALVSQVISFICAITPEIRRILFCKVPGAQQPVLLTEIDRVEHDFKGHRDEIHTKLVQIMKERLLYHLRSLPQIVDSWNRTDDTDSQPSIFARTVTKEVGHFQRVLSRILHDTDVQAIFRQVIVIYHTQIWEAYSRLEINTPQAKNRMYRDLRHILECIRSLPSDDLNNSGTPNWGKLNEFLVQRFGGKDGQ, from the exons ATGGAATTGGGACGTTACTCGTTAGACCTAAAACAAAGCCCTAGAAAATCATTCACATCATCACTCACAAAATCAACCTCTAATGCTTCAACTCAAAGCCTCTCATCCATTCTCAACAACCCGACCGGGCCCACCGACCCCACGTGGACAAGCTGGTTCTCATCCTCCGCCGTTTCCCCACCCGAATTCACCCCTATCAACACGACCCGACCCGGATCCGAACTGACCCGACCCGACTTCAAACCCTATGTTTCTTCAATTCAGGACCAATTCAACAAGTTTCAGGATATTAGGGTTCATATTAGTAGAGAAAATGGGGTGGGATTGGAGTGTAGTGGTGGGAATGGTGAGGCGATTGTTGCGTGTTTACGAGAAGTGCCTGCATTGTATTTTAAAGAGGGGTTTGAGATAGAGGATGGCGGGACGTTTATTGCGGCATGTACGGGTTCGAGTGTGGAGGAGAATTTGGGTGTGCAGGAGAAATTGTCGCAGTATTTGGATTTAGTAGAGGTGCATTTGGTTAAGGAGATTGCGTTGCGGTCGAATTCGTTTTTCGAGGCGCAAGTTGAGTTGGAAGAGTTGAGTTTGAGGGTTGTGGAAGGGTGTAGTAGGGTTAGGGAGTTGAAGGAGACTGTTAGGGTTTTGGATTCGGATTTGGTTGAGCCGGCGAGACAAATTCAGGAGCTTAGTTCGATTAGGAGGAATATGTTGGTTTTGCAACAGAAGTTGCGGTTGGTTTTGAATGTTAATAATGCTTTATCTGCTCTTCAATTG CTCATTGAATCTGCAGACTGTGCTGGAGCTTTGGACATCGCTCATGATTTGCAGCAATTACTG GATGGGAACGAGCTGACTGGTCTTCACTGTTTTCGTCACCTTGGGGATCATGTAAAAGGTGCCATCAATTCGATAAACAG cattctTTCAGCAGAATTTATGCGTATATCAATACAAGGTACTCGAGATGCAGATGCTGTAATATTATTAGAATCAAAAACAAGGGCAAGATTGCTCACAAACGGGAATGATGACGAG GTTGAATTTGACAGAGGAGAAGATGCCAACATTAAAGATCTGCTACTTCCAGTTATTATTGGATTGCTTCGATCT GGAAAACTCCCAACTGTATTGAGGTTATACCGTGATACACTTGCTGCTGAGATGAAATCTGCAATTAAGGTGGCAGTTTCAGAACTTCTTCCAGTTCTCGTATCTAGTCCATCGGACTTTGATTCCATGCAAGGAGAAAGAGTTTCGGAAttagatg TTGGAGGTTCATCACTTGCAGATATGCTTCAAACCTTGGCAACAGACAGCTTTATTCAGATTTTGCGGACTTTATTCCGGATTGTATGG GCACACTTAGTGCGGGCTGCTGAAGTGAAAAAAGCCATTGAATGGATTATGTGCAATCTCAATGGTCACTATGCTGCTGACTCAGTTGCTGCTGCATTTTCTGTTGGTGCAGTAACTGCGGAAGCATCTCAAGAAACAGATGCTCAAATTTcttcctttctctcatattctttGCAACGAAACACTGCGATGTCTTCTTCAAATCAGAGGAGGGGAAACGACACAGACAATTCGTTGAATATATCAAGAAATTTCCG AGCTGATGTTTTGAGAGAGAACATGGAAGCTGTCTTCGCGGCTTGTGATGCAGCACATAAAAAATGGGCCAAGATCCTTGGAGTTCGCACAATTCTTCATCCCAAATTGAGTTTGCAAGAATTTTTAAGCATTTACAGTATCACTCAGGATTTTATTACTGCAACGGAGAGG ATTGGTGGAAGGTCCGGTTATAGCATTCGTGGAACTCTGCAATCACAGGCCATAGCCTTTGTGGATTTTCATCATAAATATCGA ATGGATAAAATAAAAGCTGTACTTGACCAGGAGACATGGGTGGAGATAGATGTTAATGATGAATTCCAAGCTATAGCGTCTTCATTGTATTTTGAGGAGCCTGTTAATGATGAAGATATGGATGATACTTTAAATAGTCCTGCAGGAGGCGAAAATGAAACAGTCTCTAGCAATACTGGCTCTGTAATAACAGATGGCCGAGTGACAATTTCTGCGCAGCCCATTGACAGGACTTTCTCTACTGAAGTATCTCCAAATATTTCAGCACAAGTAAATATCTCACCTTCAACTGAGCCAATTGAGAGTAATAGAACTCACATTACCTTGTCAGCTCCAAATAACAGTGCTAGTCGAAAGATTTCCTTCAGAGGTGTTGGATATCACATGGTAAACTG TGGCTTAATCTTGCTGAAGATGTTGTCCGAGTACATTGCTATAAATGATTCATTGCCAGCAATGTCTTCCGAAGTTGTGCACCGTGTTGTTGAACTCTTAAAATTCTTCAATTTAAGGACTGGCCATCTTGTCCTTGGTGCTGAAGCCTTGCAG GTATCTGGTTTAAGGTCTATTAATTCTAAACACTTGGCTTTAGTGAGTCAGGTTATCAGCTTTATTTGTGCGATTACACCTG AAATCAGGAGGATTCTGTTCTGCAAAGTGCCTGGGGCACAACAGCCAGTGCTACTGACAGAGATTGATCGTGTAGAGCAT GATTTCAAGGGTCATCGAGATGAAATACATACAAAGCTTGTCCAAATAATGAAAGAAAGGTTGTTGTATCATCTCCGTAGTCTGCCACAAATTGTTGATAGTTGGAACAGAACTGATGATACTGATTCACAGCCAAGTATTTTTGCTCGGACCGTCACAAAG GAAGTTGGCCATTTTCAAAGAGTGCTATCACGAATTTTGCATGACACTGATGTTCAAGCAATATTTAG GCAAGTTATTGTAATCTACCACACTCAAATTTGGGAAGCATATTCTAGATTAGAGATTAACACACCTCAAGCCAAAAATCG GATGTACCGTGATCTTCGACACATTCTTGAATGCATTAGATCTCTGCCTTCTGATGATCTGAACAATTCTGGGACTCCAAATTGGGGAAAGCTCAATGAATTTTTAGTACAAAGATTCGGGGGCAAAGATGGTCAATAA
- the LOC141683161 gene encoding uncharacterized protein LOC141683161 — MASSTSSAERTESDPVVAPALAPVSIQWEDLEPQVPVPQPEIPEIPQMEPELEPPIYAPQERPVLFPAPLSIYAPVPGVYQFPQPEYVDEVVDQPLPLLFRGSRTDLREHRTVTYQWYQSERKERVRWQDQCREILGLFETQKDGPVRVLRPDYILRERLRQIHRTGSQ; from the exons atggcttcttcgaCGTCATCTGCGGAGCGGACCGAGTCAGACCCAGTAGTAGCACCAGCACTAGCACCAGTATCGATACAG TGGGAGGACTTGGAGCCACAGGTTCCTGTGCCACAGCCTGAGATTCCAGAGATTCCCCAGATGGAGCCAGAGTTAGAGCCACCTATATATGCACCCCAGGAGCGGCCTGTTTTGTTTCCTGCACCGCTATCTATCTATGCCCCTGTGCCCGGGGTATACCAGTTCCCGCAGCCAGAGTATGTGGATGAGGTTGTGGATCAGCCATTACCATTACTTTTTCGAGGTTCCCGTACAGATCTTCGCGAGCATCGCACGGTTACATATCAGTGGTACCAGTCAGAGAGAAAGGAGAGGGTCAGATGGCAGGATCAGTGTAGGGAGATTCTTGGGTTGTTTGAGACACAGAAGGACGGACCAGTTCGAGTACTACGACCAGACTACATTTTGAGAGAGAGACTACGCCAGATCCATAGAACTGGTTCTCAGTAG